In Ictalurus punctatus breed USDA103 chromosome 3, Coco_2.0, whole genome shotgun sequence, the following are encoded in one genomic region:
- the csgalnact2 gene encoding chondroitin sulfate N-acetylgalactosaminyltransferase 2, with protein MPRRGPSLQGRVRWLLLGIFLLLVFLFFAYLLECTPPADVTHGLPGLGGEPYGKEYYQALLQEQEERHLSRAASLKRQIAQLKQELQEMNDKLKSLQEKKEGPGLQGLVDGKDQEPSDLLEFLHSQIDKAEVNTGARLPSEYALVPFESFTTTKVYQLEMGLTRHPEEKPVRKDRRDELVEVIEAGLDVLNNPDEEEGQEEDIPMQRQTFTESHFVEGLYRTERDKGTQYELYFVKENSHEFCQVTLFRPFGPLMKVRSTSVDTGSTIINIIVPLSGRTETFIQFLHNFREVGIHLDKRVYLTVVYFGEEGLQEVTSSLRKMSSEENFTNYTLIPVDEEFSRGRGLDIGAHAWKKETDVLMFFCDVDIYFTLEFLNTCRLNTTPGKRVFYPVVFSLYNPAIVYGNLELAPPIEHQLIHKKDAGFWRDFGFGMTCQYRSDFLTIGGFDLEVKGWGVEDVHLYRKYLRSELIVMRTPVSGLFHLWHEKLCADELTPEQYRMCIQSKAMNEASHSHLGMLVFREEIENHLRKQAYKSQSRAED; from the exons ATGCCCAGACGAGGGCCGTCACTGCAAGGCCGGGTGCGCTGGCTCCTTCTGGGTATATTTTTGCTTCTtgtcttcctcttctttgcCTACTTGCTGGAGTGTACACCACCTGCAGATGTAACCCATGGCTTGCCTGGCCTCGGAGGGGAACCTTATGGAAAAGAATATTATCAGGCACTGCTCCAGGAGCAGGAGGAGCGGCATCTCAGCCGAGCGGCCAGCCTCAAGAGGCAGATTGCGCAGCTTAAACAGGAACTGCAGGAGATGAATGATAAGCTGAAGAGCCTGCAGGAGAAAAAAGAGGGCCCTGGACTACAGGGCCTGGTTGATGGCAAAGATCAGGAACCGAGTGACCTGTTGGAATTCCTGCATTCACAGATCGATAAGGCAGAGGTGAATACAGGAGCAAGACTCCCCAGTGAGTATGCTTTAGTGCCCTTTGAAAGTTTCACCACAACAAAGGTTTATCAGCTAGAGATGGGTCTCACTCGGCATCCTGAGGAAAAGCCTGTACGCAAGGACCGGCGAGACGAGCTGGTGGAGGTAATTGAGGCAGGTCTGGATGTTCTAAACAACCCTGATGAAGAGGAAGGCCAGGAAGAGGACATCCCCATGCAGAGACAGACCTTCACCGAGAGCCACTTTGTCGAGG GGCTTTACAGGACTGAACGGGACAAAGGAACACAGTACGAGCTGTATTTTGTGAAGGAAAATTCACACGAATTCTGCCAAGTAACCCTCTTCCGTCCATTTGGTCCCTTAATGAAAGTGAGGAGCACATCTGTGGACACAGGCAGCACAATCATTAATATTATAGTGCCTCTGTCAGGCAGAACAGAAACTTTTATTCAATTTCTACACAACTTCAG GGAGGTAGGTATACATCTGGACAAACGAGTGTATCTTACAGTGGTCTACTTTGGGGAAGAGGGTTTGCAAGAGGTGACCTCATCTTTACGAAAAATGTCCAG CGAGGAGAATTTCACGAACTACACTCTTATCCCCGTGGACGAGGAGTTTTCCCGTGGCAGAGGACTGGACATTGGTGCTCATGCATGGAAGAAAGAGACCGATGTGTTGATGTTTTTCTGTGATGTAGATATTTATTTCACGCTTGAATTCCTCAACACGTGCCGTCTCAATACAACCCCCG GGAAACGAGTGTTCTATCCAGTAGTGTTTAGTTTATACAATCCTGCCATAGTATATGGAAATCTTGAATTGGCTCCACCCATTGAACATCAGTTG ATTCATAAAAAAGATGCTGGATTCTGGAGGGACTTTGGATTTGGCATGACGTGTCAGTATCGCTCGGACTTCCTCACTATCG GAGGATTTGATCTGGAAGTGAAGGGTTGGGGAGTGGAGGATGTCCATTTGTACAGGAAGTATCTGAGGAGTGAGCTAATAGTGATGCGCACACCTGTTTCGGGTCTTTTCCACCTGTGGCACGAGAAGCTGTGTGCAGATGAGTTAACGCCAGAACAGTACCGCATGTGTATCCAGTCAAAAGCCATGAATGAAGCTTCTCACTCTCATTTGGGCATGTTGGTGTTCCGCGAGGAGATTGAAAACCACCTCCGCAAGCAAGCCTACAAAAGTCAGAGCAGGGCCGAGGATTGA